Within Sphingobium sp. KCTC 72723, the genomic segment CGACCAGAGCGGCCTGACCAAGGGGGCGGACTGGAACAATGCCTGCGCGGCGGCATCCAGCTGGCCCGAAGCGTCCGCCAGCGAATTTTTCTCCCGCTATTTCGAAGCGGTGCAGGTCGGCGACGGCGCGGCTTTCGTGACGGGCTATTATGAACCGGAAATCAGCGGGTCGCGCACGCGCCAACCCGGTTTCGACGTGCCGATCTATCGTCGCCCCACCGACCTGATCGATGTCGATCTCGGCCAGTTCAGCGATGCCCTCAAAGGGCGCACGATCCGGGGCAAAGTATCGGGCAGCAAATTCGTCCCCTATGACGAACGGGCGCAGATCGTGTCCGGCACGCTCGCGGGGCGCGGTCTGGAATTGGCCTATGCTGCCGATGCGGTCGAATTTTTCTTTCTTCAGGTGCAGGGCAGCGGACGGCTGAACCTGCCCGACGGCACGGTCATGCGCATTGGCTATGACGGGCAGAATGGCCGCGACTATAGCGGCATCGGCAAGCTGATGAAGGATCGCGGCCTCATTCAGGCCGGATCGATGCAGGACATCATGCAATATCTGCGCGCCAACCCGGTCGAGGGCGCGGCGATCATGAACGAAAACAAGAGCTTCGTGTTCTTCCGCGAACTCACCGGCGCGGGGCCGATCGGCGCACTGGGCGTGGCTGTAACGGCCGAAGGCACCGTTGCGGCCGACCCCAAATATGTGCCGCTGGGCGCGCCGTTGCTGCTCTCGCTCGACCGCGCCGAACCCAATGGCGTGTGGATCGCGCAGGATACTGGCGGCGCGATCAAGGGCGCGAACCGCTTCGACAGCTTCTGGGGCGCAGGCGCGCGGGCGCGCGCCATTGCCGGGGGCATGTCGGCGCGGGGCAGCGCGCTGGTGCTGCTGCCGATCGGATCGGCCGCACGCCTCGTTCGCCCCTGACCGGGGGGGGATTTTCTCCATGCGGCGGCGGCTTTCCCCCGATGAACAGGCGCTCTGGGTCGCGCTGGCCAAAACGGTCCGGCCGATCCGGCCCCAGCCGCGTGTCGCTGCGCCGCTCGCTCCCGCCGCGCCTGCGGTCCTGTCCCTCGCCAAGCCCGCCAAACCCGGCAAGACAGGGTTAACGCGGCCTGCCCCCACGCCCCCGCCTGTTCCCGCCCGCACGCCTGCGGCCGTGCTGGACACAGGCTGGGAACGGCGCATCCGGAACGGCGCGATCCTTCCCGACATCAGCATAGATTTGCATGGCCACAGCCTGTCCGCCGCGCATATGCGCCTGACCCAGGCCATCGGATCGGCCCTGACGCAGGATGCCCGCGTGCTGCTGGTCGTCACGGGCAAACCGCCCAAAGGTGCCGGGACCGGCGGACCGTCGCGGCGTGGCGCGATCCGGGGCGAAATCGGCCATTGGCTGGAAACCAGCCCCTATGCCGATCGCATCGCCAGCGTCCGTGTCGCGCATCCGCGCCATGGCGGCGACGGAGCGCTCTACCTCATATTGCGTCGCAAAAAATAGCGGGCGTCGCTGACCCTTTCTTAACCACTGTCCTTCATATCCGGCGGATGGGAGCCTGCCTTTCGGCGGGTCGGGGTCGGGGCAGGGAGGCACATGCAAGGCGTTACGTTGAAAAGCCGCGCCGCTGCCTTCGCCTGTGCCGCAGGGGCATTGGTATTCACTCTTTCGCTCGTGCTGGGCTATACGCCCGGCGGGCAGGATGACATCGTTCAGGTCGGCCGCGCGCTCATCATCGCCATTTTATGCGGCACGATGAGCTGGGCGTCGGCAACCCGCACCGTCGCTACCACCGCCAACGCCATCGACGCAGCCACCGAACGCCTGCTGTCGGCTGCACATGGCGATCTTCATTCGCGCGTCCCTGCCGAAATCGGCGCGGAACTGCCCGACCTGTCGGTCGCGATGGAAAGCCTGTTCAGTCAGGTCCGCACCAATCTGGACCATGTCCAGACGCTGGCCCTGTTCGATCAGGTCACTGGCCTTGCCAACCGCACCAGTTTTTGCCGCCAGGTCGAACGCCACCTTGCCGAACGGGAGGACACGGGCATGGCGGCGTTGTTCTTCATTGATCTGGAC encodes:
- a CDS encoding Smr/MutS family protein; translation: MRRRLSPDEQALWVALAKTVRPIRPQPRVAAPLAPAAPAVLSLAKPAKPGKTGLTRPAPTPPPVPARTPAAVLDTGWERRIRNGAILPDISIDLHGHSLSAAHMRLTQAIGSALTQDARVLLVVTGKPPKGAGTGGPSRRGAIRGEIGHWLETSPYADRIASVRVAHPRHGGDGALYLILRRKK
- a CDS encoding murein transglycosylase A, with the protein product MAGNKLRRSGGPLLAALLLSACAGGMIPPSANGPAPTRPLPSGSTLPSGGEVAARPTPATPRPALPVTVPADPALDQTTAAGLGVTRGPDIASLIPSGERSRLALQAFRISCPTLMRRTDQSGLTKGADWNNACAAASSWPEASASEFFSRYFEAVQVGDGAAFVTGYYEPEISGSRTRQPGFDVPIYRRPTDLIDVDLGQFSDALKGRTIRGKVSGSKFVPYDERAQIVSGTLAGRGLELAYAADAVEFFFLQVQGSGRLNLPDGTVMRIGYDGQNGRDYSGIGKLMKDRGLIQAGSMQDIMQYLRANPVEGAAIMNENKSFVFFRELTGAGPIGALGVAVTAEGTVAADPKYVPLGAPLLLSLDRAEPNGVWIAQDTGGAIKGANRFDSFWGAGARARAIAGGMSARGSALVLLPIGSAARLVRP